The genomic segment gggacagcagtgccagcctggccatggaagccacagccctgctcaggccTTCATCAGACACACTCTTTGTGATCTGGTTGAAAGTCACATTCAGGTCCTCCTGTAACCCCTCCCTGACAACCTGCACGTTCTGGGACAGACCTTGGCTACCCCAGGATGCCAGGACACCTGAGATCACTTTGTTTTTGTCACTTAAGGAAAGCTCAGTGTAACACTCCACGATGGCTTTGGTCACTTGCACCTGCAGCTCTTGGGCCTCCTTGTCATGGTGGGACATGGCAAAGTCCACCAGCGTCTCCAGCAGTTTCAAAACTAGCTCAGTGCTCTGGAACAGAGCTTTGTTTTTTACCAGGCACTCAACCCAGGCCTTTGAAAAAGCCCAGGTCTTTTCAGATGCAAAAACAGAGCACGTGTCCTCATGGCGGTCCAGCCTCTGTGCAATGACTGCCATGGCAACTGAAGACACAAGGCTGGTGTCCAAATCCTTCAGGACAGCACTGGTGTCCCTGAGAAAGTCCCTGGTGAGCTGGGTCAGCTCTAACACCACCCGTGTCTCGCCCTCACCCAGGTCTCCGGTCTCCAGGAGGAAATCCAGCTTCTTCCCAAGGCTGCTCAGAGCGTCCAGGAGCCGGTAGCTGTCAAAGCAGAGCTCCTCAGATCCCCTCAGagtgtcctgcagctcctctccccaggCCTGCAACAAGCTGCAGAGCAACTCCAAGCCACCAAAGAGCTCCTCACGAGAGGGTTCGGTCAGGGAAGGGAGGCTCATGCATCTCTCTGCCTCCCTCACCTTCTCTGCCAGCCCACAGGGGTGGTActggctgtcactgtcactgctccACAGGCTGACCGTGGCACTGAGCTTGGCCAGGTGCTCTGTGACAGGCAGGGGGCTGTCCcctggccccagccctggggacaggcacagcagctcagccaggttGGCCAGGGCATAGCACCTCAGGCGGGGCTGGGTGATGCTGCCTCGGATCTGCTTCaacccctccagcagcaccatcGGCAGCCCTGGGGGGTTGCCAGGGTCACCCTTGAACCTCTTTGGGGGCTGCACGCCATCCTccagggagggctcagccccGTGCTGATGGATGAGAGCGCTGAACGCAGACACCGTCGCGTCCTCCTGTTCCTCCCTGTGTTTCATCACCTCCCACCACACGTCCAAGAAGAACCTGATGTCGGACGGGGATGTCTCGCTGGAGATGTACTCCACCAGCTTCTCCAGCTGTTCCCGGCACACAGCTGGAGGCagcgccagcagcagctgcacccagAGCCGGGGCACGCCCAGCGCCTTGACCAGCTCGAAGAGAGCGGTGTGGTTCACATCGGGAATCATCGCGCCCACCGAGAAGAACCCGTCATCCTTCCAGCCCCACTCCAGCGACGCGGCTGGAGGAGCGGGCAGCAGGATTTTCGCCCAGACGATGGCCACGGCCTCCTTCTTCCACAGCCCCAGCGGCGAGGGGCAGCGCTCGCCGATCTCGCGCAGCGCGTCCGTGATGGgcacccccgcgcggggccaGTCCGCCTTGCGCAGCTCCCGCAGCGGCCGCGGCTGCAGCAGCCGGGCGGCCAGCAGGAAGCCGCCGTGCAGGATCGCCGTCTCCTCGCCCACGGCCCAGGGCCCCGCGGGACAGCCCGGCGCCATCGCGGCCCCGCGCTCCGCCGGCTccatggcggcggcgctgcgAGATGACGTCATACCGGCGCGGTGCTATGACGTCACGCTGCCAGCCGCGCTCCCGACCcgcagcgccccctggcggcgcAGAGCgtaatcaattaattaattacacaATATACAATATCAACATGTTTAATTTGACGAATAGGATTCCAAAGCATGATTAAAACGGAATTGAAAAGCTCGGACAAAAAGCAGCGAGGAATTTTTCCCGTTTCAGCTCACAAGTGCCAACACTGCCTGATCTCCTCCATGAAACTCATCTCAGTTTCATTATGAAAACCTGATTTAAGgtattttatttcaggttttcatCAAGAAAATGACAAGTCAGGCACTATACTTGGCACAAAAAATGCCAGGAATGACTCCCTGTATTCCCAGCTTTTATTCCACCAGCAGTGACTTCATTCCAACAGAATAAACCCTGAACTGTTATTTCCAAAGGCAGTGTCTCACCAAAAGctaattgcaaaattatttcaagctgCCCCCTGGCACCTCAGCAGACAGTGCAGCTACAAACCTCaaagcacagcctcagctccctcctggaACGTGGAAATCTCTTTGAGAAGTGGGGGGAAccaccccatccccaccagGATCCCATTGAGCAACACACCACGGGCTTCTGGAGTGAACATTTCACCTTGAAAGCTGGGGAACACCTTGGAATGGAAACAAGGACTGGAGCATTCACATGGTTTGGCAAGATCATTTCTTTGTTCCCAATAAAGGGAtgaattccctgctccagctccccacACCTCACAGGAGAGGGGGAGCAGCCACCTCACCATCTCTCTCTAGCCTGTAAATAAAGGACAGCTAAAGCAATTTgatcagaaaattaattaatcagaaaataaagtatCTATTCACCTTTCTTTCAAGTATAACAACAACACAGAAATGTGAGGTTTTCCTACTGCTGATCCCTGTTTTGGAAGCCAagggctcagctgctcctttgctgcccagccccatttttggAAGACGTGATTTGCTGgaagggagagagcagcaggcCAGAGACATCACCTtaaatcaacccaaaaaaaacaaccacaggACATCCCAGCACCCTCTGATTGGGAAGGCAGCACTTCAGCCAGGATTGGCATTTTCTTGGGAGAACTCCaaggcacagaggagcagcccagTCCATTCCTCCAGCTAAGCTGAAACCTTCTTCCTGTTGTGCTCAGCAAACCACTTGTCACTGTTGTCTGCAGCCATGGCCTGCACAAAGACAAGTGTGGACGTGGTCAGAACAGGAGGAAAGCTCTCTAGAgggataaattattttttagaacTGACACTGAAAACCAATGTCCTCTGCCACAGCAAATAATGTGAACACACCCCAAGAGCGAGGCTGGAAAACTCCACCCAGGGCACAAGTGAGCTTTAAACACTGGGTAATTTGCTTCTAGGAAAAACTCAACATGGAATGAAAACTGGATTTTACAGGTATCTTtaatcaggaagaaaatgaatgtgCAGTCACTTACATCATCCAACAACTTGTCACCATTAGGGTCCACCTTGGACAGCTCTCTGAACGCTTCATCTCCCACAAAACA from the Catharus ustulatus isolate bCatUst1 chromosome 22, bCatUst1.pri.v2, whole genome shotgun sequence genome contains:
- the GEMIN4 gene encoding gem-associated protein 4, which codes for MEPAERGAAMAPGCPAGPWAVGEETAILHGGFLLAARLLQPRPLRELRKADWPRAGVPITDALREIGERCPSPLGLWKKEAVAIVWAKILLPAPPAASLEWGWKDDGFFSVGAMIPDVNHTALFELVKALGVPRLWVQLLLALPPAVCREQLEKLVEYISSETSPSDIRFFLDVWWEVMKHREEQEDATVSAFSALIHQHGAEPSLEDGVQPPKRFKGDPGNPPGLPMVLLEGLKQIRGSITQPRLRCYALANLAELLCLSPGLGPGDSPLPVTEHLAKLSATVSLWSSDSDSQYHPCGLAEKVREAERCMSLPSLTEPSREELFGGLELLCSLLQAWGEELQDTLRGSEELCFDSYRLLDALSSLGKKLDFLLETGDLGEGETRVVLELTQLTRDFLRDTSAVLKDLDTSLVSSVAMAVIAQRLDRHEDTCSVFASEKTWAFSKAWVECLVKNKALFQSTELVLKLLETLVDFAMSHHDKEAQELQVQVTKAIVECYTELSLSDKNKVISGVLASWGSQGLSQNVQVVREGLQEDLNVTFNQITKSVSDEGLSRAVASMARLALLSPEATVKQLCHLAVVNLGAHQFLAQILCSFPALSFLESHKDPGRPRSLVVRCLEEAVWGKLSTAREEEQFLQFLSFLMQPGSATPLVSPAEVTRAFVLPYLKSDSPQIELSLQILSNVLGISPCSEEHWIKSCHPFPLLLSLCRLLDGYTKYWHQPREQLFPSLETKDLILNILCQLCELVAPEPVPSSELWVQSLAWLHRKVAALDWTVGLRLKNLYGDHFKNEVPATLFEICRLPEEEWTSQSWPAYGPGSGLLAWMECCCVSPALRDTMLALLTVNVDNPQEVNLFSKGFLVALIQVLPWCSHGEWKRLVPVVEQLLQRQVLHVPYTLEYVQHMPLLNLRPFACHLQLSVLFLRGFQLLCSSSCSSWLPPEAWLHVVQLYCASLTDLLASIKATAGASPQPCVQEVSFTCIQLFCHLLHVAAMLPAGGCEEPLLVVALEVLSQYEVSSRADTSPCAALRRANEGHFLESITDNVGHEELRSTLLQKLSKLGARSEH